The genome window GCGCCGCCTTCAGTCCCGCCAGATTCCAGGCCTTGGAGGCGGACACGACGGCGAACGCATCCTCTCCCCCGGCCACGCTCAGGTACGGCGTGAACTCGGCGCCCGGCAGGATCAGGGGGCTATGAATCTCGTCGGCCACCACGCGCACTCCGTACGTACGGGCGAGCGCAGCGATTCCTTCGAGCTCAGCCCGAGTGTGGACCACGCCCGTCGGGTTGTGCGGATTGCTGATCAGGTAGGCAACCTGTTCGCCCTGGGCCCGCGCTGCCCGAAACGCTTCCTCCAGGGCATCGAGGTCCACGCGCCCGGCGTCGTTCAGGGATGCCGTGTGCACCTTCCTGCCGCTGTGCTCCACGAAGGCAAAGAACGGCGGGTAGACCGGGGTGTTGATGACCACGGTTGATCCGGGTTCAGTGACCAGCCGCAGGACCTCGACGATGCCCAGCATGACGTCCGGAACGAGGGCCGTGCGGGCAGGGTCCACTCCCGACCAGCGCCACCGGCGCTCGGCAAAGGCGGCCAGCGCCTCAGCGTAGGCCGTCCCGTAGGGGTAGCCGGTGTCGCCGCGAGCAACGGCATGCGTCAGGACGCGGGCCACGGGCTCAGCGAGCCGCACGTCCATCTCTGCGACCCAAAGCGGAAGTACATCTTCCGGGTAGGTCCGCCATTTCAGGCTGGTCCGCTGCCGCAATTCGCCGAGAGTCAGGTCCTCGAGCGGATTCGGAATGCTGTTCATGCGGTCCCCTCGCGCTGTTTGCTCACCTGTCCCAGACTAGCGCCGGGAGCTCGCCGGGGCGGCGACCCGGCTGCTCCCGGCACGCCGGACCGGGCGACCCTGCCGAACCTCAGAGCGCCGGCGTACGCGGAGGTGCTTCCCGGCGACGGCCCGTCGACTCGAACGCTGCGGCCAGCCGGAGCAGCTCGCTGTCCGAGTAGGCCTTGCCCGCGAACG of Arthrobacter sp. JZ12 contains these proteins:
- a CDS encoding MalY/PatB family protein; this translates as MNSIPNPLEDLTLGELRQRTSLKWRTYPEDVLPLWVAEMDVRLAEPVARVLTHAVARGDTGYPYGTAYAEALAAFAERRWRWSGVDPARTALVPDVMLGIVEVLRLVTEPGSTVVINTPVYPPFFAFVEHSGRKVHTASLNDAGRVDLDALEEAFRAARAQGEQVAYLISNPHNPTGVVHTRAELEGIAALARTYGVRVVADEIHSPLILPGAEFTPYLSVAGGEDAFAVVSASKAWNLAGLKAALVVAGPEAAADLRRLPEEVGHGPSHLGILAHTAALKEGERWLDALIGGLAANRDLLRSLLAEHLPDVGFRAPEGTYLAWLDCRRLSAHYSDGEASPGVVSDLAGPARFFLDHARVALSSGHVFGEGGAGHVRLNYATSSSILTEAVARMGAAVARSEHASGPR